A genomic window from Equus caballus isolate H_3958 breed thoroughbred chromosome 5, TB-T2T, whole genome shotgun sequence includes:
- the LEPROT gene encoding leptin receptor gene-related protein isoform X2: protein MLGCALEDYGVYWPLFVLIFYVISPIPHFIAKRATDDSDAASSACRELAYFFTTGIVVSAFGLPIILARVAVIKWGACGLVLAGNAVIFLTILGFFLVFGRGDDFSWEQW from the exons CGTTTACTGGCCGTTGTTCGTCCTGATCTTTTACGtcatctctcccatcccccacTTCATCGCCAAAAGAGCAACGGATGACTCCGATGCAGCCAGCAGTGCCTGTCGAGAACTGGCGTACTTCTTCACGACTGGGATTGTCGTCTCTGCCTTCGGACTGCCTATCATTCTTGCTCGTGTGGCTGTG ATCAAATGGGGAGCCTGTGGCCTCGTGCTGGCAGGCAATGCCGTCATTTTCCTTACGATTCTAGGTTTTTTCCTTGTGTTTGGAAGAGGAGATGATTTTAGCTGGGAGCAGTGGTAG